Proteins encoded within one genomic window of Bacteroides sedimenti:
- a CDS encoding ketopantoate reductase family protein, giving the protein MVTKYLIIGTGGVGGSIAGFLALGGHDVTCIARGVHLKAMQENGMKLKSGLKGEHVVRVKACTSEEYNAKADVIFVCVKGYSIDSITELIERASHEGTIVIPILNVYGTGSKIQRKVKNVTVLDGCIYIVGFVSAPGEITQMGTIFRLVFGARKEDNVPYEKLLKVQNDLQECGIKAPISDDINRDTFVKWSFISAMACTGAYYDVPMGVLQQEGKERDTFIGLSRESGAIGKAMGIKFQEDTVTYNLKVLDKLDPHSTASMQKDISKGHESEVDGLLFDFITRGEELGIETPTYRKIAEKFR; this is encoded by the coding sequence ATGGTTACAAAGTATCTGATTATAGGGACTGGAGGAGTAGGCGGAAGTATAGCCGGCTTTCTTGCCTTAGGTGGACATGATGTGACATGCATTGCTAGAGGTGTACACCTTAAAGCGATGCAAGAGAATGGGATGAAGCTGAAATCAGGCCTGAAAGGAGAACATGTAGTACGGGTTAAAGCTTGTACTTCTGAGGAGTATAACGCCAAAGCCGATGTAATCTTTGTCTGTGTCAAGGGCTATTCAATTGATTCTATCACCGAACTGATTGAACGCGCATCTCATGAAGGCACTATAGTTATCCCAATATTGAATGTTTACGGAACCGGTTCGAAGATTCAACGCAAAGTGAAAAATGTGACTGTTCTAGATGGATGCATTTACATTGTAGGATTTGTTTCAGCACCAGGTGAGATCACTCAAATGGGAACTATATTCCGATTGGTGTTTGGAGCAAGGAAAGAAGATAATGTCCCTTATGAAAAGTTGCTGAAAGTGCAGAATGACTTGCAGGAATGCGGCATCAAAGCCCCAATTTCGGATGATATCAATCGAGACACATTCGTGAAGTGGTCATTCATCTCCGCTATGGCCTGCACCGGGGCATATTACGATGTACCGATGGGTGTATTGCAGCAGGAGGGCAAAGAACGGGATACATTCATCGGGTTATCTCGTGAAAGTGGAGCAATTGGTAAAGCTATGGGCATCAAATTCCAGGAAGACACTGTAACCTATAACCTGAAAGTACTTGATAAGCTGGACCCACACAGCACGGCTTCGATGCAAAAAGACATCAGCAAAGGGCACGAATCGGAAGTGGATGGGTTACTCTTTGATTTTATCACAAGAGGTGAAGAACTTGGAATCGAGACACCGACATATAGAAAAATTGCAGAAAAGTTCAGATAA
- the ychF gene encoding redox-regulated ATPase YchF yields MALQCGIVGLPNVGKSTLFNCLSNAKAQSANFPFCTIEPNVGVITVPDERLNKLAELVHPQRVVPTTVEIVDIAGLVKGASKGEGLGNKFLANIRETDAIIHVLRCFDDDNVVHVDGNVNPIRDKEIIDYELQLKDLDTIDSRIQKVQKQAQTGGDKVAKMTYEVLIKYKEALEQGKSARTVTFETKDEQKIAKELFLLTSKPVLYVCNVDEESAVNGNKYVEMVRDATKDENAQLLIVAAKIESEIAEFETYEEREMFLGEIGLTESGVARLIKSAYKLLNLETYFTVGVQEVRAWTYLKGSKAPQCAGVIHTDFEKGFIRAEVIKYHDFIELGSEAAVKEAGKLGVEGKEYVVQDGDIMHFRFNV; encoded by the coding sequence ATGGCTTTACAATGTGGTATCGTCGGACTTCCCAACGTGGGAAAATCGACTCTTTTCAATTGCTTGTCTAACGCAAAGGCACAGTCTGCAAACTTTCCTTTTTGTACGATTGAGCCCAACGTGGGAGTTATCACTGTCCCCGATGAACGTCTAAATAAACTTGCCGAATTAGTTCATCCCCAGAGAGTTGTCCCAACTACTGTAGAAATTGTAGATATCGCAGGTTTAGTAAAAGGTGCAAGCAAAGGGGAAGGACTGGGAAACAAGTTCCTTGCAAACATTCGTGAAACAGATGCTATTATTCACGTTCTCCGTTGTTTTGACGATGACAACGTGGTGCATGTGGATGGAAACGTTAATCCAATTCGTGACAAGGAAATTATTGATTATGAACTTCAGCTGAAGGACCTGGATACAATTGATAGCCGCATTCAGAAAGTTCAAAAACAGGCTCAGACCGGCGGAGATAAGGTAGCCAAGATGACATACGAAGTGCTGATTAAGTACAAAGAGGCGCTTGAACAAGGAAAATCGGCCCGCACAGTTACTTTTGAGACAAAAGACGAACAAAAGATTGCCAAAGAACTGTTCTTACTTACTAGCAAACCGGTTCTCTACGTATGTAATGTAGATGAAGAAAGTGCTGTAAATGGAAATAAATACGTAGAAATGGTTCGTGATGCTACAAAAGATGAAAATGCTCAGTTGCTAATTGTTGCTGCCAAGATAGAATCTGAAATTGCAGAATTCGAAACGTACGAAGAGCGTGAAATGTTCCTTGGCGAGATTGGTTTGACAGAATCGGGTGTAGCAAGATTGATTAAATCAGCCTATAAATTACTGAATCTGGAGACCTATTTCACTGTCGGAGTTCAGGAGGTTCGGGCATGGACTTACCTGAAAGGGAGTAAAGCACCACAATGTGCCGGAGTAATTCATACTGACTTTGAAAAAGGATTTATCCGGGCAGAGGTAATTAAATATCACGATTTCATTGAACTGGGTTCAGAAGCAGCCGTAAAAGAGGCTGGGAAACTGGGTGTAGAAGGAAAAGAATATGTGGTGCAAGACGGCGATATCATGCACTTCCGATTTAACGTATAA
- a CDS encoding pyridoxamine 5'-phosphate oxidase family protein — MKQIEEQKKAALEIIESIPLVFLSTIDEEGYPTTRIMMNLRHKEYTYLTPLYEKEENPMTIYLTTHLSTKKIQEIIANNKSALYFYDHDTYKALLLQGKLELVEDKELKRKAWNNKWKEFFPKGVESDEYCLLRFIPV, encoded by the coding sequence ATGAAACAGATAGAAGAACAAAAAAAGGCAGCTCTTGAAATAATTGAATCAATACCTCTGGTATTTCTATCAACAATAGATGAGGAGGGATACCCTACTACACGTATCATGATGAATCTCAGGCACAAGGAATATACATACCTTACTCCGCTATACGAGAAAGAAGAGAATCCGATGACCATTTATCTTACTACTCATCTTTCTACTAAAAAGATTCAGGAGATCATCGCCAACAATAAATCTGCCCTTTACTTTTATGATCATGATACTTACAAAGCACTACTGCTTCAAGGGAAACTTGAGTTAGTAGAGGACAAGGAACTTAAGAGAAAAGCGTGGAACAATAAATGGAAAGAGTTCTTTCCTAAAGGGGTAGAATCAGATGAATACTGCCTACTGCGCTTTATCCCCGTTTAA